A window of the Streptomyces sp. NBC_01351 genome harbors these coding sequences:
- a CDS encoding ABC transporter permease: MSAGTFTPRPGAAPVGRMILAQTALETRMLLRNGEQLLLTVIIPALLLTLFSAVDIIDTGAGKSVDFLAPGILALAVMSTAFTGQAIATGFDRRYGVLKRLGASPLPRWALMAAKTLSVLVTEVLQIALLTVIALALGWSPQGNPLSVGVLILLGTAAFSGLGLLMAGTLKAEITLAAANLVFLLLLVGGGVIVPLEKFPDTVQAVLGLLPISALSDGLREVLQHGAALPWGDAAVLTCWAVLGLGGAARLFRWD; encoded by the coding sequence ATGAGCGCCGGTACGTTCACCCCCCGCCCGGGGGCCGCGCCCGTGGGCCGCATGATCCTCGCGCAGACGGCACTGGAGACCCGGATGCTGCTGCGCAACGGGGAGCAGCTGCTGCTGACCGTGATCATCCCGGCGCTCCTGCTGACCCTGTTCTCGGCCGTCGACATCATCGACACAGGAGCAGGGAAGTCTGTCGACTTCCTCGCCCCCGGCATCCTGGCCCTCGCCGTGATGTCCACCGCCTTCACCGGCCAGGCCATCGCCACCGGCTTCGACCGCCGCTACGGGGTCCTCAAGCGGCTCGGGGCCTCCCCGCTGCCGCGCTGGGCGCTGATGGCGGCCAAGACCCTGTCGGTGCTGGTCACCGAGGTGCTCCAGATCGCCCTGCTGACGGTGATCGCCCTCGCGCTGGGCTGGTCCCCGCAGGGGAACCCGCTGTCGGTCGGCGTGCTGATCCTGCTCGGCACCGCCGCCTTCTCCGGGCTGGGGCTGCTGATGGCGGGCACCCTCAAGGCGGAGATCACCCTGGCCGCCGCCAACCTGGTCTTCCTGCTGCTGCTGGTCGGCGGCGGGGTGATCGTGCCGCTGGAGAAGTTCCCGGACACCGTTCAAGCCGTACTGGGCCTGCTGCCCATCTCGGCCCTGTCCGACGGCCTGCGCGAGGTGCTCCAGCACGGGGCCGCGCTGCCGTGGGGCGACGCGGCCGTGCTGACCTGCTGGGCGGTACTAGGGCTGGGTGGCGCTGCGCGCCTCTTCCGCTGGGATTGA
- a CDS encoding ABC transporter ATP-binding protein, whose amino-acid sequence MSNDPAVEIRGLVKRYGPRTAVDGLDLTVRRASVTAVLGPNGAGKTTTVETCEGYRRPDAGTVRVLGLDPVAQAEALRPRIGVMLQSGGVYSGARAVEMLRHMAKLYAHPLDVDPLVERLGLGGCGRTPYRRLSGGQQQRLALAMAVVGRPELVFLDEPTAGLDPQARRATWELVRELRADGVTVVLTTHHMDEAEQLSDEVAIVDAGKVIVHGSPEQLCRGGAENTLRFTGRPSLDLASLLKALPDGTEAAELTPGVYRVTGDVHPQLLATVASWCAQHGVMPDSLSVERHTLEDVFLELTGKELRA is encoded by the coding sequence ATGAGCAACGACCCCGCCGTGGAGATCCGCGGACTGGTGAAGCGGTACGGCCCCAGAACAGCGGTGGACGGACTGGACCTCACCGTCCGGAGGGCCTCCGTCACCGCGGTCCTCGGTCCCAACGGCGCGGGCAAGACGACCACTGTGGAAACCTGCGAGGGCTACCGCCGCCCGGACGCCGGCACCGTCCGTGTCCTCGGCCTCGACCCGGTCGCCCAGGCCGAGGCGCTGCGCCCCCGGATCGGCGTGATGCTCCAGTCCGGAGGCGTCTACTCCGGGGCCCGCGCCGTCGAGATGCTGCGCCACATGGCCAAGCTGTACGCCCACCCGCTCGATGTGGACCCCCTGGTGGAACGCCTCGGCCTCGGCGGCTGCGGGCGCACCCCCTACCGTCGGCTCTCCGGCGGCCAGCAGCAGCGCCTGGCCCTGGCCATGGCCGTGGTCGGCCGCCCCGAGCTGGTCTTCCTGGACGAGCCCACCGCCGGCCTGGACCCGCAGGCCCGCCGCGCGACCTGGGAACTCGTACGGGAACTGCGGGCCGACGGGGTGACCGTCGTCCTCACCACCCACCACATGGACGAGGCCGAGCAGCTCTCGGACGAGGTCGCCATCGTGGACGCGGGCAAGGTCATCGTCCACGGCAGCCCCGAGCAGCTGTGCCGGGGCGGCGCCGAGAACACCCTGCGCTTCACCGGCCGCCCCTCCCTCGACCTCGCCTCGCTGCTCAAGGCTCTGCCCGACGGCACCGAGGCCGCCGAGCTCACGCCGGGCGTCTACCGGGTCACCGGCGACGTCCACCCGCAGCTGCTGGCCACCGTCGCCTCCTGGTGCGCGCAGCACGGCGTGATGCCGGACAGCCTCTCGGTGGAGCGGCACACCCTCGAAGACGTCTTCCTGGAACTGACCGGTAAGGAGCTGCGCGCATGA
- a CDS encoding formate/nitrite transporter family protein — MAQNVEATSGQAEHKAHDLGHPPRFFVSAVLAGAYIAIGEVLLLVAVSPFVANGSAAVKLLEGAVFPIALTIVMFAGAQLFTSNVMVMLVGALSGRTGVGHLLSSWALCLAGNLLGAFAFGAMVHASGVTSTPSARAMLTEMVHGKIALSGGQLFWRAVLCNMLVCLGIWMFTRARGDGAKIFVLWLPVAVFVAVGFEHCVANMALFSLAILDGPVSFGDLFRNLMFTVPGNIVGGGLLVGAVYWFAGGARREGGLFASE, encoded by the coding sequence ATCGCTCAGAACGTCGAAGCCACCTCGGGACAGGCCGAGCACAAGGCCCACGACCTGGGGCATCCGCCGCGATTCTTCGTTTCGGCGGTGCTCGCGGGGGCGTACATCGCCATCGGCGAGGTGCTGCTGCTGGTGGCGGTCTCGCCGTTCGTGGCCAACGGTTCGGCGGCGGTGAAGCTGCTGGAGGGCGCGGTCTTCCCGATCGCCCTGACCATCGTGATGTTCGCCGGTGCGCAGCTCTTCACGAGCAACGTGATGGTGATGCTGGTCGGCGCGCTGTCCGGCCGGACCGGGGTCGGGCACCTGCTGTCCTCGTGGGCCCTGTGCCTGGCCGGCAACCTGCTGGGGGCCTTTGCCTTCGGGGCGATGGTGCACGCCTCCGGGGTGACCTCCACGCCGTCCGCGCGGGCCATGCTCACCGAGATGGTCCACGGGAAGATCGCGCTGAGCGGCGGACAGCTCTTCTGGCGTGCGGTGCTGTGCAACATGCTCGTCTGCCTGGGCATCTGGATGTTCACCCGGGCCCGGGGAGATGGCGCGAAGATCTTCGTGCTGTGGCTGCCCGTGGCGGTATTCGTCGCCGTGGGATTCGAACACTGCGTTGCGAACATGGCCCTTTTCAGCCTCGCGATCCTGGATGGCCCAGTGTCGTTCGGTGATCTTTTCCGGAACCTGATGTTCACCGTGCCGGGAAACATCGTGGGCGGAGGACTGCTGGTGGGAGCCGTTTACTGGTTCGCCGGAGGGGCCAGACGAGAAGGCGGACTGTTTGCCTCCGAATAA
- a CDS encoding helix-turn-helix transcriptional regulator, producing MKYGERQTEIPQGELATGERSTRNRVARSILDHGPSTVADLAQRLGLTQAAVRRHLDTLVTDDVVASREQRVYGARTRGRPAKVFALTDCGRDAFDQSYDTLAADALRWIAQSVGGGEEGEAAVAAFARARMETQARSYREAVDAAAPAERTEALARALTADGYAATAKSAPGPHSGEQLCQHHCPVAHVAEQFPQLCEAETEVFSRLLGTHVQRLATIAHGDGVCTTFIPRSASATQTDTSVSASTAGRNPA from the coding sequence GTGAAATACGGCGAACGGCAGACGGAGATCCCCCAGGGGGAGCTCGCCACCGGGGAGCGGTCAACCCGCAACCGCGTGGCGCGCTCGATCCTGGACCACGGTCCGTCCACCGTCGCCGACCTCGCCCAGCGTCTCGGCCTCACCCAGGCCGCCGTCCGCCGCCACCTCGACACGCTCGTCACCGACGACGTGGTCGCATCCCGTGAGCAGCGTGTGTACGGCGCACGCACCCGGGGTCGGCCCGCCAAGGTCTTCGCGCTCACCGACTGCGGCCGCGACGCCTTCGACCAGTCCTACGACACGCTCGCCGCGGACGCCCTGCGCTGGATCGCGCAGTCCGTCGGCGGAGGCGAGGAGGGGGAGGCGGCAGTCGCCGCCTTCGCCAGGGCCCGGATGGAGACGCAGGCGCGGAGCTACCGGGAAGCCGTCGACGCGGCCGCCCCGGCGGAGCGCACGGAGGCCCTTGCCAGGGCGTTGACCGCGGACGGGTACGCTGCTACGGCGAAGAGCGCTCCCGGTCCGCACAGCGGTGAACAGCTCTGTCAGCACCACTGCCCGGTCGCACATGTCGCCGAGCAGTTCCCGCAGCTCTGCGAGGCGGAGACCGAGGTCTTCTCCCGTCTGCTCGGGACACATGTGCAGCGGCTCGCCACGATCGCCCACGGCGACGGGGTGTGCACCACGTTCATTCCGCGTAGCGCGAGCGCCACACAGACCGACACATCAGTATCTGCAAGTACGGCCGGGAGGAACCCCGCATG